A part of Methanohalobium evestigatum Z-7303 genomic DNA contains:
- the sat gene encoding sulfate adenylyltransferase, whose amino-acid sequence MVEQQKPHGGKLIDRTLSNGEAEDIINRANDFQSIEIGPELVKDVENIASGLFSPLEGFLTSDDYERVLYDKRLSSGIPWTIPIVLDLSKEKASNLNPGDEVLLRHNNQPVALLNVDDVYKFNKRVHCEQVFGTTDDAHPGVAKIYQLNDRLVGGKINLLNETSTPFYEYALKPAETRSMFKEKDWEKVVGFQTRNVPHLGHEFIQKTALSLVDGLFINPVIGRKKSGDFKDNVILDSYESLIENYFPQDRATLGIFQTEMRYAGPREAIFHAIVRKNFGCTHFIVGRDHAGVGSFYHPFAAHEIFSEFDEEELGITPIFFKSFFYCKKCRGIANDKTCPHSEEQIVNFSGTRMREMLTNGERPPADSMRPEVADSILKYENPFVE is encoded by the coding sequence ATGGTTGAACAACAAAAACCTCATGGTGGAAAACTTATAGATAGAACTCTATCCAATGGAGAAGCAGAAGATATTATCAATCGTGCTAATGATTTCCAGAGTATTGAAATAGGTCCAGAACTTGTAAAAGATGTGGAAAATATTGCAAGCGGTTTATTCAGTCCACTTGAAGGTTTTTTAACCTCTGATGATTATGAACGCGTGCTTTATGACAAAAGGTTATCCAGCGGAATACCTTGGACGATACCTATAGTACTTGATTTATCCAAAGAGAAAGCAAGTAATTTGAACCCTGGTGATGAAGTTTTACTCAGACACAATAACCAGCCGGTAGCCCTGTTGAATGTGGATGATGTTTATAAATTCAACAAAAGGGTGCATTGTGAACAAGTCTTTGGGACAACAGATGATGCACACCCGGGAGTTGCAAAAATCTATCAATTAAACGACAGGCTGGTTGGAGGAAAAATTAACCTTCTCAATGAAACATCAACACCATTTTATGAGTATGCATTAAAACCGGCAGAAACAAGGTCGATGTTCAAAGAAAAAGACTGGGAAAAGGTTGTAGGTTTCCAGACCCGAAATGTTCCACATCTTGGTCATGAATTTATACAAAAAACCGCACTAAGTCTTGTTGATGGTTTGTTTATAAACCCGGTTATAGGAAGAAAGAAAAGCGGGGATTTTAAAGATAATGTTATCCTTGATTCTTATGAATCTCTTATTGAGAATTATTTCCCACAGGATAGAGCAACGCTTGGAATCTTTCAGACTGAAATGCGGTATGCAGGACCAAGAGAGGCAATTTTTCATGCTATTGTGAGAAAGAATTTCGGATGCACACATTTCATTGTAGGCAGAGACCATGCAGGCGTAGGGTCTTTCTACCATCCATTTGCCGCTCATGAAATATTTTCAGAATTTGATGAGGAGGAACTTGGAATTACACCTATCTTTTTCAAGTCGTTCTTCTACTGTAAAAAGTGCAGAGGTATCGCAAATGATAAGACATGTCCTCATTCTGAAGAACAGATTGTAAACTTCAGTGGAACAAGAATGCGTGAAATGCTAACAAATGGTGAACGTCCGCCAGCCGATTCAATGAGACCTGAAGTAGCGGATTCAATTCTCAAGTACGAGAATCCATTTGTAGAATAA
- a CDS encoding phosphoadenylyl-sulfate reductase — MSQSLVNESEQLDAETPQTIISHALDKYTPNISISFSGAEDVVLIDMAKKIRDDISVFTLDTGRLYPETYRFIEEIRDYYNIDIDVYMPDRESTEKLVKEKGLFSFYNDGHNECCSVRKIAPLKRALDGLDAWVTGQRKDQSPSRSDLPVVQIDPAFGGGELVKFNPLANWTLKQVWQYIFENDVPYNKLHEKGYISIGCEPCTRPVTPGQHEREGRWWWGEATKKECGLHSGNLK, encoded by the coding sequence ATGTCACAAAGTTTGGTAAACGAATCAGAACAACTTGATGCTGAAACCCCTCAAACAATCATTTCTCATGCACTTGATAAATACACACCCAACATTTCAATATCATTTAGCGGAGCGGAAGACGTAGTTCTTATAGACATGGCTAAAAAAATAAGGGATGATATAAGTGTATTTACTCTTGATACAGGACGACTGTATCCAGAGACCTACCGGTTTATAGAAGAGATACGCGACTATTACAATATTGATATAGATGTATATATGCCCGACCGTGAATCCACAGAGAAACTCGTGAAAGAAAAAGGGTTGTTCTCTTTTTACAATGATGGGCATAATGAATGCTGCAGCGTCAGAAAAATAGCACCCCTAAAACGAGCACTCGATGGTCTGGATGCATGGGTCACAGGCCAGAGAAAAGACCAGAGTCCAAGCCGGTCTGACCTTCCTGTGGTGCAAATCGACCCCGCTTTTGGTGGCGGTGAACTTGTGAAATTCAACCCTCTGGCTAACTGGACTCTGAAACAGGTATGGCAGTACATATTCGAGAATGACGTCCCCTACAACAAACTCCATGAAAAGGGCTACATTAGTATCGGATGTGAACCGTGTACAAGACCCGTTACTCCGGGACAGCATGAACGTGAAGGTCGGTGGTGGTGGGGAGAAGCCACAAAAAAAGAGTGCGGTCTCCATTCAGGAAATCTAAAATAG
- a CDS encoding methanogenesis marker 16 metalloprotein: MSDKERTYQEIQRKIDNGKAVVLTADEICNRVRSGEKINFEDVDVVTTATRGIMSGTYAVFSFKVAEPNSFIKASRVWLNNVPAQVGPCPNERLGVLDLIVHGTAHSKTNPNYGGGHLFREIVEGKPITVEIETVEGHWFSTHTNIKDMQYAKLFGTRHAFRNYLAFVNPVNESLPSIFHAAEFRGNLSEATFCGCGELNPIENDPDLQTIGIGTRVMINGNYGYVSGLGTRSSPGKPNLGGFSDMHEMIPEYMGGFVTSAGPEIINTWAVPIPVINQDILDNIVKINSDIELKVVDVSGRLPLCKTNYADVWSNVDEEVTYQPSECIDCRVCEVERTCPMGAVTHKRGESAAHNPILCFNCGLCTTNCAGNAFSAALGNIDYCTAETEKGIPVVVRQSDRLRALKAADELKTKIISGKFKISEPVEYINL, from the coding sequence ATGTCAGATAAAGAAAGAACCTATCAGGAAATACAAAGAAAAATCGACAATGGAAAAGCCGTTGTATTAACTGCTGATGAAATATGTAACCGTGTCCGCTCAGGTGAAAAAATCAATTTTGAAGATGTAGATGTTGTTACCACCGCAACCAGAGGTATAATGAGCGGAACATACGCTGTTTTTTCATTTAAAGTTGCTGAACCGAATTCATTTATCAAAGCATCACGAGTTTGGTTGAATAATGTGCCTGCACAAGTAGGTCCGTGTCCCAATGAAAGGCTTGGTGTACTGGATTTGATTGTACATGGAACTGCCCACAGTAAAACCAACCCCAATTACGGGGGAGGACATCTTTTCAGAGAAATTGTAGAAGGTAAACCTATAACTGTAGAAATTGAAACAGTTGAAGGTCACTGGTTCAGCACCCATACCAACATAAAAGATATGCAGTACGCCAAATTGTTCGGAACCAGGCACGCGTTTAGGAATTATCTAGCTTTTGTCAATCCTGTAAACGAGTCACTTCCATCCATTTTCCACGCCGCTGAATTTAGAGGAAATTTAAGTGAAGCTACATTCTGCGGCTGTGGAGAACTAAACCCAATAGAAAACGACCCAGATTTGCAGACCATAGGAATTGGAACAAGGGTTATGATAAATGGGAATTATGGATATGTTTCTGGGCTCGGTACCCGCAGCAGTCCAGGAAAACCAAACCTTGGCGGATTTTCAGATATGCATGAGATGATTCCTGAATATATGGGAGGATTTGTTACATCTGCTGGTCCTGAAATAATAAATACATGGGCTGTACCAATACCTGTTATAAATCAGGATATTCTGGACAATATTGTAAAAATCAATAGTGACATTGAACTTAAAGTCGTAGATGTTAGCGGACGTCTACCATTATGCAAGACAAACTATGCAGATGTATGGAGCAATGTTGATGAGGAGGTCACCTATCAACCAAGTGAATGCATCGATTGTAGGGTCTGTGAAGTTGAAAGAACCTGTCCAATGGGTGCAGTGACCCATAAAAGAGGTGAATCAGCAGCTCACAATCCAATATTATGCTTTAATTGCGGACTGTGTACCACAAACTGTGCAGGAAATGCTTTCAGTGCTGCACTTGGAAACATCGATTACTGTACTGCCGAAACTGAAAAAGGGATTCCTGTTGTTGTCCGTCAGTCAGATCGGTTGCGTGCATTAAAAGCTGCAGATGAACTTAAGACAAAAATCATATCTGGAAAATTCAAAATTTCAGAACCGGTTGAATATATAAACCTCTAA
- the comE gene encoding sulfopyruvate decarboxylase subunit beta — protein sequence MSTSNKSDDPENIVVQMMLDNGIDYLATLPCDRIKNLLPLISKNFVEIPLTREENGVGICAGLYMAGAKPMMAIQSSGLGNMINALESLNIACDIPLPVLASWRGVYKEGIESQKPLGKSLPSILEGAGIEYTIIDEVEKLYLVDRAISDSFKNRRPHIILMSPRVWEPSTCSARVEQDSENLKERSYEINFKTNISKPEMVRYDAISVISPLLDDEALVANIGVPCKELYSVNDRELNYYMLGSLGLASSIGMGIALKSERDVVVLDGDGSILMNPNALIEIARAKPSNLIVVALDNGAYGSTGSQETLTAKFFDLELFARASGFINTTKVHTKDELEDAFVKAKNSGELAFIHVILKSGNVSCETVPLSPVEVTDRFMKALK from the coding sequence TTGTCTACATCGAACAAATCCGATGACCCTGAAAATATTGTTGTCCAGATGATGCTGGATAATGGAATTGATTATCTGGCTACTCTGCCATGTGATCGAATAAAAAATCTATTGCCGCTTATATCCAAAAATTTTGTAGAAATCCCGCTTACAAGAGAAGAGAATGGAGTGGGTATTTGTGCCGGGCTGTACATGGCGGGTGCAAAACCCATGATGGCAATCCAGAGTAGTGGTCTTGGAAATATGATTAATGCACTGGAATCGCTCAATATTGCCTGTGACATACCACTTCCTGTGCTTGCCAGTTGGAGAGGTGTTTATAAAGAAGGTATTGAATCCCAAAAACCGCTTGGCAAATCATTACCTTCAATTCTGGAAGGTGCAGGAATCGAATATACTATAATAGATGAGGTTGAAAAATTATATTTGGTTGACCGGGCTATTTCTGATTCATTTAAAAACCGCCGTCCTCATATAATTTTGATGTCACCCAGAGTATGGGAACCCTCCACATGCTCGGCACGGGTTGAACAGGATTCGGAAAACCTTAAAGAACGTTCCTATGAAATAAATTTTAAAACCAATATATCTAAGCCCGAAATGGTACGATATGATGCTATTTCCGTTATTTCCCCACTGCTTGATGATGAAGCACTGGTAGCTAATATTGGAGTGCCCTGCAAAGAACTGTATTCTGTTAATGACAGAGAACTCAATTATTATATGCTTGGTTCTCTGGGTCTTGCATCATCAATAGGTATGGGCATTGCGTTAAAATCGGAAAGAGATGTGGTAGTTCTTGATGGAGATGGAAGTATCCTTATGAATCCAAATGCATTAATTGAAATAGCTCGTGCGAAACCATCAAACCTAATAGTTGTAGCTCTTGATAACGGAGCTTATGGTTCTACCGGTTCACAGGAAACTTTAACTGCAAAATTTTTTGACCTTGAACTGTTTGCACGAGCATCAGGGTTTATTAATACCACCAAAGTACATACAAAGGATGAGCTTGAGGATGCATTTGTAAAAGCCAAAAATTCAGGAGAACTGGCGTTTATACATGTGATTTTGAAATCTGGAAATGTATCATGTGAAACGGTACCATTAAGCCCAGTAGAAGTTACTGATAGGTTTATGAAAGCGTTAAAATAA
- a CDS encoding pyridoxal-phosphate dependent enzyme, protein MGTVMLDAAVTIKQIPDHYFQAIGSGTGAIAAWEAALRLREDGRFGDHISKLHLSQNLPFAPMVNAWNACQRKIIPEIDMPEPKKSISDIFADVLSNRAPPYSVNGGVFDALEDTDGLMYGITNNEAKEAKALFESFEGIDILPPSAVAVASLIKSIDTENVDKDDVILLNIAGGGVERLKEDYTLSNIEPVASAKSPEIPLEDVLGK, encoded by the coding sequence ATGGGTACTGTCATGCTGGACGCAGCAGTAACCATCAAACAGATTCCTGACCATTACTTCCAGGCAATAGGAAGCGGAACTGGGGCAATAGCAGCATGGGAAGCAGCGCTTCGCCTGCGTGAAGATGGTCGTTTTGGTGACCACATTTCAAAACTCCATCTAAGTCAGAATCTTCCGTTTGCACCAATGGTTAATGCATGGAATGCATGTCAGCGTAAAATCATACCGGAAATCGATATGCCGGAACCCAAAAAAAGTATCAGTGACATTTTTGCTGATGTACTTTCAAACAGGGCGCCTCCATATTCTGTAAATGGTGGAGTGTTTGATGCACTTGAAGATACTGACGGTCTAATGTATGGAATTACCAATAATGAAGCAAAAGAAGCAAAAGCACTGTTTGAGTCTTTTGAAGGTATAGATATACTCCCGCCTTCAGCAGTAGCAGTGGCGTCGCTTATTAAATCAATAGATACTGAAAATGTGGATAAGGATGATGTAATACTCCTTAATATAGCAGGAGGCGGTGTTGAACGGCTAAAAGAGGATTATACACTTTCAAACATTGAGCCAGTAGCCAGTGCAAAGAGTCCGGAAATACCTCTGGAGGATGTTCTTGGTAAATAA
- a CDS encoding pyridoxal-phosphate dependent enzyme — MGNYNLKCLQCGRNYLGDYRLKCDDDDSFVRAEYQSKELDLKNAPGIGKYNEWLPVQNLLMTEAAPITYKSEELANELELSNLYISFSGYWPERNALIKTCSFKELEAHPTIQRLIESDHSSLVLASAGNTGRAFAHVSALTGVDVYIVVPPNGMSRMWIPEEPSDSIHLIKMEEGNDYTDAIHLADRIAKTPGIMPEGEQEI, encoded by the coding sequence ATGGGAAACTATAACTTAAAATGTTTACAGTGCGGACGAAATTATCTTGGAGATTATAGACTGAAATGTGATGATGACGATTCTTTTGTTCGGGCTGAGTACCAATCAAAGGAACTGGATTTAAAAAATGCACCTGGAATTGGGAAATACAACGAATGGTTGCCAGTACAGAATCTGTTAATGACGGAAGCTGCACCAATAACCTACAAAAGTGAAGAACTGGCAAATGAATTAGAATTATCCAATCTATATATTAGTTTTAGTGGATATTGGCCTGAACGCAATGCACTGATAAAAACATGCAGTTTCAAAGAACTGGAGGCACACCCAACAATACAACGTTTGATTGAATCAGACCATTCATCACTTGTACTTGCGTCAGCTGGCAACACGGGTCGTGCTTTTGCACATGTATCGGCTTTGACTGGTGTTGATGTCTATATAGTAGTACCACCAAATGGTATGTCACGGATGTGGATTCCGGAAGAACCATCTGATTCTATTCATTTGATAAAAATGGAAGAAGGAAATGATTATACTGATGCAATCCATCTGGCAGACAGAATAGCCAAAACCCCGGGAATAATGCCAGAGGGGGAGCAAGAAATATAG
- the lonB gene encoding ATP-dependent protease LonB, translating into MDNENENTANENTKVYDADFDTTESVNVPEQLIDQVIGQDHAVEVVKKAAEQRRHVMMIGSPGTGKSLLAKAMAELLPKEELKDVLVYPNTEDPNNPKVREVPAGKGREIVQAHKMEARKRSQSRNMLMLLLIFGIVMYSFYVGQLLWGIIAAILLLVLTRQFMPKDDLMVPKLIVSNYEKEHAPYIDATGTHAGALLGDVRHDPFQSGGMETPAHDRVESGDIHKSHKGVLFIDEINTLNIETQQNMLTALQEKEYPITGQSERSSGALVKSDPVPCDFIMVAAGNLDAVENMHPALRSRLKGYGYELYMRDTMEDTPENRKDLVRFVAQEVKRDGHIPHFNKSAVDEIIRESRRRAGRKGHLTLKLRDLGGLIRVAGDIAKAEGSEYATEEHVISAKRMARSIEQQVADNYLEQKKQYQLFSKEGEQVGRVNGLAVMGGDSGVVLPIIAEVTPSLSNSEGSVIATGMLKDIAKEAVQNVSAVIKNITGKDIANRDIHIQFVGTYEGVEGDSASISVATAVISAIEQVPVNQTVAMTGSLSVRGDVLPVGGVTYKIEAAAQAGIQKIIIPKANEADVLIEDQYKDQVEIIPVSTITEVIEHSLVGNEKKNIVDKLKKVSNVKWNFDMPEVVPASIENMKKSGTGSKNA; encoded by the coding sequence ATGGATAACGAGAACGAAAATACTGCCAACGAAAATACCAAAGTTTATGATGCTGATTTTGATACAACTGAATCCGTTAATGTACCAGAACAACTAATAGACCAGGTTATCGGGCAGGACCATGCTGTAGAGGTGGTGAAAAAAGCTGCTGAACAGCGACGCCATGTCATGATGATTGGTAGTCCCGGTACTGGTAAATCATTGCTTGCAAAAGCAATGGCTGAACTTCTGCCAAAAGAAGAACTAAAAGATGTACTGGTATATCCCAATACCGAAGACCCAAATAATCCTAAAGTGCGAGAGGTCCCTGCCGGAAAAGGGAGGGAAATCGTACAGGCACATAAAATGGAAGCCCGCAAAAGAAGCCAGTCACGCAATATGCTGATGTTGCTTCTTATCTTTGGTATTGTCATGTATTCCTTCTATGTAGGACAACTACTGTGGGGTATTATTGCTGCTATCTTGCTTCTGGTTTTGACTCGCCAGTTCATGCCAAAAGACGACCTCATGGTTCCAAAACTTATAGTTTCAAACTATGAAAAGGAACATGCACCATACATTGACGCCACAGGAACACACGCAGGTGCACTCCTTGGAGATGTGAGGCACGACCCGTTCCAGTCAGGTGGAATGGAAACACCTGCACACGACAGGGTTGAAAGTGGAGACATTCATAAATCCCACAAAGGAGTATTGTTTATTGATGAAATCAATACACTAAATATCGAAACCCAGCAGAATATGCTTACCGCATTACAGGAGAAAGAATATCCGATTACCGGTCAATCCGAACGCAGTTCAGGAGCACTTGTAAAATCCGACCCTGTACCATGTGATTTTATAATGGTTGCCGCCGGTAACCTCGATGCTGTTGAAAATATGCATCCTGCACTAAGGTCACGTCTGAAAGGATATGGATATGAACTCTACATGCGTGACACAATGGAGGATACACCTGAGAACAGAAAAGACCTTGTGAGGTTTGTAGCCCAAGAAGTCAAGCGTGATGGACATATCCCGCACTTCAATAAATCTGCTGTAGATGAAATCATTCGAGAATCCAGAAGGAGAGCAGGTCGAAAAGGACACCTTACTCTAAAACTTAGAGATCTTGGCGGTCTTATTAGAGTGGCAGGAGACATTGCAAAAGCCGAAGGCTCTGAATACGCAACAGAGGAACATGTAATATCTGCCAAACGAATGGCTCGTTCTATTGAACAGCAGGTAGCAGATAATTACCTTGAACAAAAGAAACAATACCAGCTGTTTTCCAAAGAGGGCGAACAGGTCGGAAGAGTCAACGGACTTGCTGTCATGGGAGGTGACTCAGGAGTCGTACTTCCAATCATTGCTGAAGTTACACCTTCGCTCTCGAATTCAGAAGGAAGTGTCATAGCCACCGGTATGCTCAAAGATATAGCCAAAGAAGCTGTACAAAACGTATCCGCAGTTATCAAAAACATTACCGGAAAAGATATTGCAAACAGAGATATACACATCCAATTTGTGGGTACTTACGAAGGTGTTGAAGGTGACAGTGCATCTATTTCAGTGGCAACCGCTGTAATATCTGCAATCGAACAGGTACCTGTTAACCAGACAGTTGCAATGACAGGTTCACTCTCTGTAAGAGGAGATGTTCTGCCTGTCGGAGGTGTTACCTACAAGATTGAAGCCGCTGCTCAAGCAGGAATACAAAAAATCATTATTCCAAAAGCCAATGAAGCTGATGTTCTTATCGAAGACCAGTATAAGGATCAGGTAGAAATAATCCCTGTATCAACAATTACCGAAGTTATCGAACACAGTCTGGTTGGAAATGAAAAGAAAAACATCGTTGACAAACTCAAAAAGGTAAGCAATGTAAAATGGAACTTTGATATGCCTGAAGTAGTTCCAGCATCTATTGAGAATATGAAAAAATCCGGAACAGGAAGTAAAAATGCGTGA
- a CDS encoding TldD/PmbA family protein has product MRDVDFYDARVVEGTTTSIFLDNGKVEDISVDFSRGAGVRALCGGSWGFTSVDGNFDLDKTIDSAAKLAKTMDNKTPKEKINLKSSPEPEVKNTPNVKKDPRDIPIEEKVQILKDIDESANIEGVSNTTAIYTESIVKFEYTNSEGLDCEHELTRTGFAVSAVASGNGEYQVGRESRFDVSGFELFDENDALALGESAGHTAVDLLSAKKPKGGNMPVILNPELAGVFVHEAVGHASEADLVLEGNSVFENHIGEQIASSLVDVIDDPTLHKYGYYPFDAEGVQSSKTEIIKDGVLNSYLHSRETAAKLGGTPGNSRAQGYSEPVVRMSNTYIDNGESKFEEMLEEIGNGIYLIGSRGGQVNPGEGIFQFNAEKGYLVENGEISSLLRDVSLSGNTLEILKNVTMVGNDLEMNSGRCGKKGQLMPVSDGSPHILVSNALVGGA; this is encoded by the coding sequence ATGCGTGATGTGGATTTTTATGATGCAAGAGTGGTAGAAGGTACTACCACTTCTATTTTCCTTGATAATGGTAAAGTTGAAGACATTTCTGTTGATTTCTCAAGAGGTGCAGGTGTAAGAGCCCTCTGCGGTGGTTCTTGGGGTTTTACATCCGTTGACGGAAATTTTGACCTTGATAAAACCATTGATTCTGCTGCAAAACTTGCAAAGACGATGGACAATAAAACTCCGAAAGAAAAAATTAACCTAAAGTCTTCACCAGAACCAGAGGTTAAAAACACACCAAATGTCAAAAAAGACCCAAGGGATATACCCATTGAAGAAAAAGTACAAATCCTAAAAGATATTGATGAAAGTGCAAATATAGAAGGTGTCAGTAATACTACAGCAATATATACCGAATCCATTGTTAAATTCGAATATACCAATTCTGAAGGTCTGGATTGTGAACATGAACTGACAAGAACTGGTTTTGCCGTCAGTGCTGTTGCATCTGGAAACGGAGAATATCAGGTTGGAAGAGAAAGCAGATTTGATGTTAGCGGGTTTGAATTATTCGATGAAAATGATGCATTGGCACTTGGTGAATCAGCAGGACATACTGCTGTTGACCTTCTCAGTGCAAAAAAACCAAAAGGTGGTAATATGCCAGTCATACTAAATCCTGAACTGGCAGGTGTATTTGTTCATGAGGCGGTAGGTCATGCTTCAGAGGCAGACCTTGTACTTGAAGGTAATTCTGTCTTTGAAAACCATATTGGTGAACAAATTGCATCCTCACTCGTCGATGTTATAGATGACCCTACACTTCATAAATACGGATATTACCCCTTTGATGCTGAAGGAGTCCAATCTTCAAAAACAGAAATTATAAAAGATGGAGTACTCAATTCCTATCTCCACTCCAGAGAAACCGCCGCAAAACTCGGAGGTACACCTGGGAATAGTAGAGCCCAGGGATATTCAGAACCGGTTGTCAGGATGAGCAATACCTATATCGACAACGGTGAATCGAAATTTGAAGAAATGCTTGAAGAGATAGGCAACGGTATATATCTTATCGGGTCCAGGGGCGGACAGGTAAACCCCGGTGAAGGCATATTCCAGTTCAACGCTGAAAAAGGATACCTTGTTGAGAACGGTGAAATAAGTTCTTTGCTTCGTGATGTTTCGCTTTCTGGTAATACTCTTGAAATACTGAAAAACGTTACAATGGTTGGAAACGACCTCGAAATGAATTCTGGAAGATGCGGAAAGAAAGGACAATTGATGCCGGTAAGTGATGGTTCACCTCATATATTAGTTTCTAATGCACTGGTAGGAGGAGCCTAA
- a CDS encoding TldD/PmbA family protein — protein sequence MYEMANKALKLAEDKGAEEVEVYVLDNHSTSADVRKNIVDSSNENYTKGIGIRTIINGAVGFASTNLYNRLEDTVNIAISSARVREKDPEWVSLPSNTQYPTIRNTFDDKLMLLELEDCIDLTTQMIEGVTSISDVMATSGSFSRFHDKRLIMNSNGIETEEEGTGVSGFIDVITTTDNKATAYDFKISRNLDIDFYEIGKNAAELAQKSRNGITIEPHKTDVILHPFAFADILESTLASAIDADNVHKGRSSLKGKLNEDIATPDLSIVDDGTLDGGIETALTDDEGMPSQKNTVIDKGVFKSYLYDSYRAGKDNVESTGNAIRQSYTDTPGIGLRNFIINYPQSDVISETDEGVYINTVIGAHTANSISGDFSVEARNAFTIKNGELDKPINSLMISGNVFELLKNITGAGYDVRSVGGLVTPSIRITDMNVIG from the coding sequence ATGTATGAAATGGCAAATAAAGCTCTTAAACTTGCAGAAGATAAGGGTGCCGAAGAAGTTGAAGTCTACGTTCTGGACAATCATTCAACATCTGCTGATGTTCGTAAAAATATAGTAGATAGTTCAAATGAGAATTATACAAAAGGTATCGGTATTCGCACCATAATAAATGGTGCTGTTGGATTTGCAAGTACAAATTTGTATAATCGTCTTGAAGATACAGTTAATATAGCTATTTCATCTGCAAGAGTAAGAGAAAAAGACCCTGAATGGGTTTCATTGCCGTCAAACACACAATATCCCACAATCCGTAACACCTTCGATGATAAACTGATGCTACTGGAACTTGAAGACTGTATAGACCTGACAACTCAGATGATTGAAGGTGTCACATCAATATCTGATGTTATGGCTACTTCGGGATCTTTTTCACGTTTTCACGATAAAAGATTGATAATGAACAGCAATGGCATTGAAACCGAAGAGGAAGGAACCGGTGTATCAGGATTTATAGATGTCATTACAACAACCGATAATAAAGCCACTGCATATGATTTCAAGATATCACGCAACCTTGACATAGATTTTTATGAAATAGGTAAAAATGCAGCAGAGCTTGCTCAAAAATCTCGAAATGGTATCACTATTGAACCACACAAAACAGATGTAATCCTGCACCCGTTCGCATTTGCAGATATTCTGGAAAGTACTTTAGCATCTGCAATCGATGCCGATAATGTACATAAAGGTCGTTCAAGCCTTAAAGGAAAACTAAATGAAGATATCGCCACACCTGACCTTTCTATTGTTGATGATGGCACCCTTGATGGAGGTATTGAAACCGCTCTGACAGATGATGAAGGTATGCCGTCCCAGAAAAACACTGTTATTGACAAAGGTGTTTTTAAATCATATCTCTATGATAGTTACCGTGCAGGTAAGGATAATGTAGAAAGCACTGGTAATGCCATAAGGCAATCCTACACAGATACGCCCGGTATAGGTCTAAGGAATTTTATTATAAATTATCCACAAAGTGATGTGATTTCTGAAACTGATGAGGGTGTATATATCAACACCGTGATTGGAGCACATACTGCCAATTCAATTTCAGGTGACTTTTCAGTTGAAGCCAGAAACGCGTTTACAATCAAAAATGGAGAACTTGATAAACCCATAAATTCACTTATGATATCAGGCAACGTTTTTGAATTGTTGAAAAACATTACTGGTGCAGGATATGATGTCCGCAGTGTTGGTGGGTTAGTAACTCCATCAATAAGAATTACTGATATGAATGTCATCGGATAA